The Haliaeetus albicilla chromosome 11, bHalAlb1.1, whole genome shotgun sequence sequence ACCGCTGGGACCTTCTTTGCAGGTTGTTCCAGACCAAGTGCAGCAGCTGCTTGAAGGCGATCGCCCCCTCCGAGCTCATCATGCGGGTGCTGGAGAACGTCTACCACGTTCACTGCTTCTACTGCTGCGAGTGCGAGCGGCGCCTGCAGCGGGGAGACGAGTTTGTGCTCAAGGAAGGACAGCTGCTGTGCCGCAGTGACTatgagaaggagaaggagatgcTGAGCGCTATCAGCCCGGCACCCACCGAGTCCggtgaggggctggggctgggaccGTGCTGAGGGTGGGGAAGCAGGGTGAACCTCGTAGAGGGCAGGTACCGCTTAGTCCCTAATTAACTGTGGGGAAAGCTCCAGAGGGAGGAGGTGTAGGTAGGAGGAGGTTGCAGCATCTTTTCCCCTTGGTGATAGGCAGCCAAGGGTGTACCAGGCTGTCGAGATCTACTCGGCTGATCTGGAGAGGTTTGGGTGGGCAGATCTGAGACATTACGGAATGGACGATACGGGGCCAGGCTGGCCCATCAGCACCGTCTCTGAATTGACAGTGTTCCCCTGAGCCACAGCTCAGTCCGTGAGCTTTCCTGGCTTCACTCTGTGCTTCTGCTCTAAATCGCACCTTGAAAGGGGCAAAACTCTGACAAGTTTCTCTGAATCCTTCCTCTGGGAGATGGTCCGGAAAGGCCACTCTCTGCTGAATCACCGCTACTGATCTTGCGTTGCAGTGAAAAGCGAGGACGAAGACGGCAGCCACTCGCACAGCAAAGGCAGTGAGGAGAGCAAAGACCACAAGCGCTCCAAGCGCCCACGCACCATCCTTACCACGCAGCAGCGACGGGCGTTCAAGGCTTCGTTTGAGGTTTCCTCAAAGCCTTGCAGAAAGGTATAAGGAGGCCACTCAGTACTACTGCTGGCTGGGATCCTTTAAGTGCAACTTAAGTTCTGATTCAGCTCTCTGGGTTTTGTGGGCAGGTGAGAGAGACCCTGGCAGCTGAGACGGGCTTGACTGTGCGGGTGGTACAGGTCTGGTTCCAGAACCAAAGAGCCAAGGTGAGTGGCGGTTCCCGTGCCACAGCTGGGTTCTGCATACCGGTGGGATAGCACACACGCTCGTTCAATTAAAAGGAAACGTAGAATAgcctagaaaaagaaaaaacagttagAAGAACAGAAGAACAGCTATGCAGGACCAAACCACAGGTCCACCTAGTCCTACAACATGTTTCTGGTAGTAGCAAAAGCTTgaagagaaatacaaaaatcGATTAATTATAGGTGTTTGCAGGGCTTAGCATTTTTcacattggggttttttttgattaCTCTTTTTCTACTTGCTTTTTACCCCTCACTATAGAAAGACTAGAAGGatttcctgcttctttcttctaGAAGTTGAAGCATTTCTAATTTTGCAGAATTTAAAGGGTGAAAACGGAAAACACGTGGCTTTGAAAACCTCGCTTTATAGTAAAACAAAGCCCTTTGGTTTTTAAACTGCAAATGGCATCTCCCACAAAGATAATACAGCCTTTTCTGTCAGCCCCGTTTCTCACACGGGGACGACTGCAGAGAACATTGACTGCAGAGGAGTCACCCAGCGGAGTCCGAGCAGGGTTGTATCATGGCAGCGCTCGGTCTCCGTGAAAGGCAGGCGGCAGTTGTCCACTGCTGTGTTAAACGCAACCCCCTCCCCTCTCAGTCAGAACCTCAAATCCGGGGTCTCTGTCTCCTTGCAGATGAAGAAGATCGCTCGCAGgcaacaacaacagcagcagcaacagcaggagcaaGACCAGTTGGGCAACCCTCGCTTAGGGACGGGGAGAGGGACCGGTCGcaacagcaggcagagcaaCGATGATAGCGAAGGTGAGGAGCCGCCGCGCACGGTGACAGCTCTGGGGGCTGCaggctgggatggaggggattGACTTGGATGTATTTGAGAGAGAACGCACACAGGAAGAGATTAGCAAAAAGCACGCAGATTGTAACTGAATTGCTATGTACAAGCTGGAATAACTAGGTGACGTTCAGCAAGACTCGTGGGTACCCGTGACACAGCACGTATCTCCTCTTTTTGAGAAGACAacgggtttttttcctgtgcacgTACGCACAGAGCCGAGTACCGTGTGGTTGCGGGTCCAGAGTTAGGCCACCAAATACTGCTGCAGCAATGTAAATAACGTTTTCGCGACAGTGCTCTGCCCCACCACGTGCTGCGCACCCTTTGCTTCAACCCGTCCCGCTGGTTATGTCTTTAGACGGCGCGAGCGTTCACGGCCTGGATGGGCTCATGGTCCCCTACCCCAGGatcccccagcagcagctgctgcccttgGATCAGAACGGCTACAGCACGGATTTGTACAGACAAGGGCTGACGCCGCcccagctgccaggagaccATCTGCACCCCTACGGTAGGAGAATGGCGTGGAGATTGTCCCGTCTCTGCATCAGAGCTGCACGTAGCAGTCCAAGCCACGAAAAGCCAACTCCGCCGCGACTGCTGAAGAAGCCAGTGGCAGCGAGCGCTCCACGGGGCTTGGGCTTTGTGCTGAGCCTTTCTCAGAAGTTTGGTGAGGGCAGAGCCTCAGGCTGAGCTCTGCTAGGGACCAGGGAGCGAGGCTGGGGGTCTTCCCTCCATCCAGTGTGAAATATTTGGGTGAGGGAGGAAAGAGTTACCCCTAAAGctggtcctgggggggggggctcacctCCTACCAGCCCTGCTGACCATTGCTCCAGGTGTAACGTGGTCCTGCTGCCACCCTTTCTCCGTGCTGCATGCAGCTCCCCACGAGACACACTCCCGCCACATTCACACccattcccttttccttcctcttctagACTCAGAGGGAGTTTTTCACGATATGGACAGTGACAGCATCAGCCACCTGGGAGACTGCCTGCTGTCAACGGCCGAAGCCAACCTCCTCCAAGCTCGCGTGGGCAACCCCATTGACCGACTCTACTCCATGCAGAGCTCCTACTTCACGTCCTGACCATAGAAAAGCTCCCAACTCTTCACGAGTATCTCGGATGGATGCTGCTTCAAATTCAGAACGGGGGTGAGGGAGAAGAAACAAGACTGAGACCTTCAGAGACATTCCTTGAGCACTGCACAACGGAGGAGGCAACTCGGTCCGCCACACATATAAGCACTAATTCATGGAGACCTTTCACAGCCTGAAGGACTTTCGAtcacctctctccttttttctagCCACGAGTAGATCGATGGTATGATGTTGTTTAGCTGTAACTTTAGCAGTTTGTCCAGTGTTTAAGCTTTTGAGCATTATGTCCTGCAAACAAAGACTGGCCGAGCTAACCAGAGCTGTCCCTAGAAGTAGGAGATGCCCTTCCCACAAGAACTCAGTTTATTTAAGTCTTGGTTGCAGCTGAGCTGCTCGCTGTGCTGTTTTGCCTCATTTCCCAATCTGGATGCAGACTTCATGGGACAAGATTAATTTTCCACAGTAAAAGCCAAGGTCCTGAGGCATCTCTAAGGGATGCCACTGCTGCTTCAGAGATTTTCTGTGTGGTTGTCGATCAGTTGGCCCAGTTTTTTAACGTTTGACATTTCAGAAACACACAGCAGTTTGGCCCCTGATTGAAACGACTATGCTCTCTATCTGCTACAAGAAAGAACGGAATATTAATCCTCTGGCATGTTCCCCTGCCAAGTCACTTAACTTCCAGAGGCTACGTTTGGTTTTCACTTCGAGGGCAACCCAGGGGTGACATCAGGACTCGgccaaaagaaaagcatgtcTCCGCTGTGGATAGAAGGGAATAATCCATTTTCTCCGTCCATCATCATGCCATGAGGCAGGCGAGTTAGGAGAAGCAGGTGGGCACCAATGTGTGTACCCACAAAAAAGGGCAAGAAAGAGAGAGCAGAGAATGGAAGTCTGAATTATTACCAAAGGGAAATTCTTTATTCTCCTGCCTAGGACCCAAGTCTGGGATTTTGTTCTTTATATACGTGAAGGATAGCCGGTATTCCTGGAAAGGTCAGGTTTTCCCATGAGCCTGCTTACAGCATGCCAGCTGAAGGAATACGGTCCTCCAGAACTAACCTTCCCTTGTCTATTTGAACTGAACAACTGGCAGACAACtccaaaaggaaataatgacttatttttaaatcttgcatCTCCAGAGTTGTGAGTCTAGCAGTGCAACCCAAGAACCTGGCTGACTGATGTTTCTGCATGTGGTGTTTTACCTCTAAGCCTCCACAGGCTTGTCAGTCTGATTTTAAAGGTGTGTAGCCTCtcaaatggggggggggggggggggggagaaagaaaagaaaaagaaaaaaaacccaaagaaatggCTAATTTTTGTTGCCTGCAGTTATGGAGGAAGATTCCCAGGAACTAAAAAATCCTGGATTTGGGGATGAAAGGAGATGCACTCCTGACACATTCTGCTTTTTATCAGGAATTTTTCACCTTCTCAACTACTTACAGAGAACTGACAGAAAGAATGACGTGTAGCGGAACCACAACCCTTACAAAGATCACTCCACCGTTGCTTCACCTTTAATAAAGCTGTGTGAACGTGACACGTGCTGATGTGCAGTCACTTCCCGTTGTGTTTACAGTGCCAGGTTCTGTAGCGGGACTTGCCTTTGCTCTCAGTATCAGACAATGCCTCTCCCCAGAAGGCAGTTGTGTACATAGTTTACAGACActttgacatttctttttatgagGGAAGGGGGAGCCTTTTGCAGAAACAGCTATTTATGACGTATGTTTGCCCAGACAGACAAGTTCTAGAccaagctgctgcagctgggagactTCCACCTTTGTTGTGTGGTCACCCACCCCTAAGAAACGAACACGAAAAAACTCCTAAAGCTGTATATTACTTTTAGAGGCTCTTGCACTAGGGACAGTCTCAGTTTAGATGAAGTTTTAAGAGAATGTTACAGTGAACTATGTGCCAATTGATGTTTCTCCCAAATACCAGAGCCACCTTCACCCACTGAAACCCACCCCTTTCTTTCTTGTGATCTAGTGCTGTGATGTGCCAATGTTTTTTTTGCAtgtacatttgaaaataaaaaaaaaaaaagcaaactgtaaGTGGAAATCTGGAGCTTGCCTCAGCACAGTCAGCCAAACTGCATGCACAAGCAGtcagccagctccctgcagtccctccaaggctgggctgggctccttgGGAGCACGGCCCATCCGTTACCTTTCCCAGGATCTAGGTATCCTGGAGCAAAGGAGCATCTCGTGTTGGCGGCTGTTCATACCTTAATAGAGTCAGCAAACTCGATAGCAGGAGCCAGTTAGTTGCAAGAGGAACTAGAATCCCTAcgtgaataaataaatatggtGAAGAGTTATGCTAGACCGGAGCTACTGATGCAAAGGAGTCTGATGGTGACAAGAGAGTTCAAGTACAAGAGCCAGTGATGAAATTCGTACCCTATAGCTAAGGAAAGAAACGCCCACCTGTTAGGCTGCAGGTGCTCTCCAGTTTTTGAGTCCAGATTCTGCCTGAAAGGAGCAGAAATCAGAAAGGTGGACACCAGCACCACAGCTGGCAGAGCCCAAAAGCTATCAGACTTGTCAAgcaagtcctgctgctgctctcactAAAGGATAGAGCTGCTTTTAGCATCAACAGCCAGGTATCAGAGTTCAGTGACTGCAGGTGAAGCTACTCCCAATTGTATCTTGCAGCTGGAATTCTTCTTGTAGTGACAAGAGACTTGGGGAAACAGCAACAGTAAGCATGAACTGGGAAGAGGCAGAATTAGCTTCGTGTACATATGTGGAAGGGATCTGACCCTTTGGCAACCGCGGGGTATCAACGTGCATCCCAAAGCACCTATGGACATCACTGAATTCACTCTCGCGGCTATCATAGGACTTGAGGAATGTGTACTTgagaggaaagagcagaaagaggctAAGCTTACTCTGCAGCAGTGAAGAACAGAATCACACACACCTTGGGCAACACCCATGCTTTTTGGCTTTTTGCTCTGCATGGCCAAGAGACAAAACAATTGCTTTCGTCAAGCAGGGAGGTGCAGGCCCTTGGCTGTGACACGCCAGCGTATTTGCTGAGAAGGAGGGTTTAGGAATGCCCACTGCTCTTTGAAATGCCCAGATGTGTTTCTCCATCTTTGCAGACAGGAGAATAAAGGTGAAT is a genomic window containing:
- the LOC104319006 gene encoding LIM homeobox transcription factor 1-alpha-like; this encodes MREVCAGCDTPISDRFLLRVNERSWHEGCVKCAVCLQPLSGTCYCRNRQLYCKHDYEKLFQTKCSSCLKAIAPSELIMRVLENVYHVHCFYCCECERRLQRGDEFVLKEGQLLCRSDYEKEKEMLSAISPAPTESVKSEDEDGSHSHSKGSEESKDHKRSKRPRTILTTQQRRAFKASFEVSSKPCRKVRETLAAETGLTVRVVQVWFQNQRAKMKKIARRQQQQQQQQQEQDQLGNPRLGTGRGTGRNSRQSNDDSEDGASVHGLDGLMVPYPRIPQQQLLPLDQNGYSTDLYRQGLTPPQLPGDHLHPYDSEGVFHDMDSDSISHLGDCLLSTAEANLLQARVGNPIDRLYSMQSSYFTS